acaaagtagatgtcctaacctacttgccaaaactatagtatgttaacaagaaatttgtggggtggttgaaaaatgagtttaaatgactccaacctaaacttccgacttcaactgtacatgcttcCAGTCGCAAATCAGTATAGTCTATAGATTTTGACAGCATCAGTATGTATTGTATATATTTCACATCATAACTCTTTTATGCTGATCACTGATTTTATATTGCTAACGTAATTGTCATATCTGCATTGTTCAAACTGCGGAATAACAACATTGGTGCCATAACGTGTTCCTGCAATGATGCTATTCATCTAGCTTGTGACCCAGTATTTACACGTTTACAGAAACTATGAGCAACTCATTTTATTTCCAAGAAGAACCAACCCTGTATCAACTCAGTATGCTGTCAACAAACCATGCTATGAAATGACAGCGGTGCTCTACCGTTCATGTCTAGGGATAGTTTTGTGCATTTGAATGTGTTTTTTTAACAAAGATTTTTATGAATAAAAAtgtgattttgttttatttttgtctGAATTTGCTATGTTTATCATACAAGTACATTACCGTACAGTTTTCTACATTCCAATTGTTGCCTTTTATTTCACACTGGTTCATGTGGATTATACTGTAGATGTACGGTGTCCTCTACTGGTGAGAAGTTGCCTTGCCTGATGCACACTAGAAACGAGGGTTCGTCAAGGGTTCTTTGGGAAAggtgatggttctatgtggaaccatgATGACTCAAAGAACCCTTTGAGCTCTTCAATGGTTCTTCTCTACAGTTCACAAAAGCATTACTTGCTCTTTTagtgataattaaaatgtaggTTCGCCGGCTCATTAGAGTATTTTTTTTGGCGTGTTTTGCTCTTAGCTCTTTTTGTGCAACCATGAGTGAGAGTGTCATCATTCCAGTTGATGTAATCTGTTGTGTTATGCTATTAAGTAATTTATATATCTATGGCCAGTGCAGTGTCTTGTGAAAGACTCACATATGGCCTCGTGTCCATTGAGAACGGTTGACTAAATCAGTCAGTGGTTCTCAATTCTCTCATCTGGAACCCCCAGCTGTTCCATTGGTAGCTCACTTGATTCAGATTGTAACTTAACACAAATATAACGCCTAGAAAACTTTAACAATATAATATGTGCACATGTTGTTACTACAGGCAAATTCAATCAAGTTTGATAGAGATCACACTTACATAGTTAAAACAACAATGACCATTTGTTCTGACTATCTATTTGATAGATAGAGGACCGTTTTGAGATGTCAACCATTTGTGAAACGTCCTATTAATATGGATAGTGTATCTATCTACAAATGTCTCATGCTCTGAGAAAATTACTTTTCAAATAAACGTCTGTGAATTTAACTAAACTAAATTTAACTTAATATTTTCATCAATACAAACTAGATTAATGTACTTTGAAAGTCTTCTCTAAATCTCACTTTCTATGAACTTAGGAACCTCCTCCTGTAGCCACAGCAATCGATAGGTATCCATTTCTGATATTGGCGAGGTGACACTGCTGTCTGTGCACTACACTATATTTATATTACGTGTGAGACACTCCACTCCTGTCCAAATGGTCTATCTTTAGTGTCCTCAACTACAGTGTCCACATTGCCACCCATCTCCAAACACTTTGACTTATAATCAAGCTAAGTTTACCTGCTATATATTTTATCTGTAGCCACCTGAGTTTAAACAGAGATGAAAGCCTACCCCTGAGAGTACAGTATAAGGGAAAAGTGGCTATTTTCAGGGCTTGAAGTTGAATGCCACACACCTGTTAGCAgtcctatcccccccccccccccccccagaacaaTGAAGAGAGTATGAGGAGGAATGTTGATAGGTGGAGAGGCCTGTCtatcagctgctgctgctcaacCCTCCTCAACTTTTCTCAACCCCGCTCATTAGAACCCAGTCCTAGTCATCTTAGGGCTAAATTCAATTAAAACGACAGTACATTGTATTTTGCACTGTAGCATAGGGACATAATATCCTAGAATCCGCTTTAAATAGTTTAATTGAGAGGTATTACCCTAGCTTGAATGGCTGTTTGGAAATGAATGAATGGGAATGAGATACAGGGTGGAGACACTGGTCTAAACAACCAATATTGGGTTAATAACCAGTAGCTTTGACAGCATTATCCCTCTTTAGCCACTACTAAACCAATGACAGTGTTAAGGCTGAATCATGGTAGTGGACTATAGCCCGGAACACCCCAGTTGCTTCTTTCAGTCTGTGACAGCTGTATGAGTCGGTCTCCGCATTCAGATTTGGCAGAGCTGAGATTCCTACCGactgaggcaggcaggcaggcggctaTATTTAGAGGGGATAGGATTAAATTGCAGTAGGCAGTGGGGGCTTCAAGCTGGGAACCTTTTCTCTGCTCAGCCTTTTCTAGCCTGGACTGGGTGCCAAGAGGACCTGTGGCCACCATTTCTTCCCCTCTGCAAGCCACCGATTTCCCCACACCATGGACCCCAAAGCCATGAAGGAGGAGCTGCGCCTCTTCCAGAGCACCTTGCTCCAGGATGGCCTCAAGGAGCTGCTGAACGAGAACAAGTTTGTGGACTGCAGTCTAAAAGTGGGCGATCGGAGCTTCCCCTGCCATAAACTCATCATGGCTGCCTGCAGCCCATACTTCAGAGAGATATTCTTTTCTGAGGATGGCAAGGAGGTGAAGGCCAACAAGGAGGTGGTCCTGGACGATGTCAATCCCGCAATCTTGGACATGATCATCATGTATCTGTACTCGGCCGAGATCGACCTCACCGACGAAAATGTGCAGGACATATTTGCCGTAGCCAATCGTTTCCAGATTCCTTCAGTCTTCACCGTGTGTGTTAATTATCTTCAGAAGAAGCTCTCCATGACCAACTGTCTGGCAATCTTCAGGATGGGTCTGGTCCTCAACGTGCCCAGGTTGGCGGTGTCCGCCCGTGACTACATTGCAGACCGCTTCGATATCCTCTCTAAAGACGAGGAGTTCCTCCAGCTGGCCGCTCATGAACTGTTCGCTGTCATCGGTGGCGACTCGCTCAATGTGGAGAAGGAGGAGATGGTGTTCGAAGCCCTCATGAAATGGGTCCGCAACGACAAAGACAAACGTGTCCAGGTACTGGGTGACGCCTTTGAGTGCATCCGCTTCCGCCTCATGCCCGAGAAGTACTTCCACGACAAAGTGGAGACGGACGAGATCATCAAGGCCGACCCGGAACTCCTGAAGAAGGTCCAGATTATCAAAGACGCGTTCCAGGGGAAACTCccagagaagaaggagaaggtaGCTGGGGATAAGGTGTCAGATGGTGAGGGTGGTGAGACAGAGGAGGTTTTCCCAGGTTTCCTGAACGATAACCGTCGCCACGGCATGTACGTTCGCGACCTGATCCTGATGATCAATGACACGGCAGCGGTGGCGTACGACGTCAACGAGAACGAGTGTTTCCTGGCGGCCATGTCGGAACAGATCCCCCGGAACCACGTCAGCCTGGTGTCACAGAAGAACCAGCTCTACCTCATCGGAGGACTGTTTGTGGACGAGGAGGACAAGGACGCTCCCCTACAGTGCTACTTCTATCAGGTAACCAATCATTGTTCATTAGAGTTTTGGCCACTTCTTTTGATGGTTTCAAATGGTTCGCTCACTAAGTTACATCGACAAAGTCTTTGTTTGATGTTAGAATAAATAATGATGTCAATAGCACAAAACACTCTTTATTCATAATACTTATTTGTAATAGATGAATGCAGTCactcaatcaatcattcattcattcaaccCTGTGTATTTCAGTTGGACACTCTCGCAGCTGACTGGGTAGCTCTGCCCCCCATGCCTTCCCCTAGAGCCCTTTTCAACATGGGAGAGTGTGATAACCTGCTGTTCGCTATTGCTGGAAAAGACCTCCAGAGCAACGAATGTTTGGACTCTGTGATGTGCTATGACGTCCAGTGAGTGAAATAGCATTCAATGTCTCATTCACTCAGTACAGTAGAAAGATATAGGACTAAAGTGTGTGTTTTGACCCTCCTGTTCTGTAATGGCTTTCCCCAGGAAGATGAAGTGGAGTGAGACCAAAAAGCTTCCCCTGAAGATCCACGGCCATTCTGTGGTCTCCCATAAGGGTCTGGTGTATTGCATTGGAGGAAAGACTGATGAcaagtatgtgtttgtgtgtgtggtcttgttcttatatccttgtggggacctgaATTCCcccaaagtccccacaaggatagtaaaacaaggaaaattctctcTTGTGGAGACATTTCCCATGTCTCCACGAAGATgaaggctattttaagcttaggggttaTGTTTAGGGTTTGGGTTTACAATTAGGGTTTGgcgttaaggttaggtttaggggttaagatTAGGTTAGGGAAAATTGAATTTTGAATGAAAATCAATTTCAGGTCCCCACAACAATAGAACAAACGATAGAAACAAACGATAGAaaatcaagtgtgtgtgtgtgtgtgtgtgcgtgcgtgcatcgtGCTAAAGATATGGTGTAAGCTGCACCTGTTTGTAGTCTATCATTCTAAGAACTGTTCATGTTAGATCTTAGAGCTAGCGTAGAAGTCATTATTTTCATTATGGAACTACACATGGTAAAGTATAAAGTTATTCATACGTGACCGTAGTGAAAATAATGTATTCTTTGGGTTACATgtgagcagtggaggctgctgaggggaggatggctcataataatgcctggaatggattaaatggaatgacatcaaacacatggaaaccatgtctttgatgtgtttgatactattccattgactccattccagctatgagccgtcctcctctcaccagcctccaTTGCATGTGAGCACATATTCTAATACGTGTTGTCTGATTTATTGAATCCAAACCGTAACTGTAAATCCATCACAGTCTTTCTATACTGTTGCCAGAAGGACATTTCCTGAGATCTAACAACCCTGTCTATCATTCTCCTGCGCAGCAAAGCCCTGAACAAGATGTTTGTATACAACCACAAGCAGTCAGAGTGGAGGGAGCTGGCTGCCATGAAGACAGCCAGAGCCATGTTCGGAGCCGTCGTTCACAATGGAAAGATCGTGGTGGCTGGTGGAGTCAACGAGGAAGGCCTCACTGCTGCATCTGAAGTCTACGACTTTGGAACAAACAAGTATGTAGCATTTTCTTTGGTGATAAATCAGTTTAAGAACTTGTTACACCTTTTAATATCGTTCACCATAACAATACCATTTGCTGGTTCTGGATGGTGAACATTATTAGTCATCTTGAGTCAGGATGGCCTTAATTAGAAAGAGTCCCCCTGACACTATCCCTAATCACCTTGTTTTGCAGATGGGAGGCGTTCACAGACTTTCCCCAGGAGAGGAGCTCAGTGAACCTGCTGAGCAGTGAGGGGGCCCTGTACGCCGTGGGGGGCTTCACCTTCATCCAGAATGACAACAAGGAGGTGGTCCCCGCAGAGGTCACTGATGTTTGGCAGTGAGTCCCCTCTTTTAATGTTATTATGTTATCAACCGGGATTCAAACCCGGGTCTTCATGCATTCAACAGGACTGTGTTAGCCCATTgtgctaaagcctaggcattaacTGAGTGAGCTAACAGAAGTTCGCATTGTTCCGCCCTGTTAGTTGTGGGTTTGTTATTTTAGATGGCTTACATTTCCATACCTTCGGACAAAAAAGTTGAACTTATTCATCTTAGTTCAATTATAATAATTTCTTATATAAATGTATGATAAGAAATACAGTAAAAGCTAAATGAAAAAATAAATGAGAGGGCCCTACTTGATCAGTGGTACTGTACAAACAGTCAACTACGTCTTGGTTTGTTCTGTTCCTCATCACTGTATCTTCCTTTTCCCTGTGTTAGGTACGAGGAGGACAAGAAGGAATGGAGCGGGATGCTGAGGGAGATGCGTTATGCCGCTGGCTCCTCCTGCATATCCATGCGCCTCAATGCTGCCAAGATGCCCAAACTCTAGACCCTCGCTGCCCCGTCATGATT
The window above is part of the Salvelinus namaycush isolate Seneca chromosome 7, SaNama_1.0, whole genome shotgun sequence genome. Proteins encoded here:
- the LOC120050494 gene encoding kelch-like protein 41b; this translates as MDPKAMKEELRLFQSTLLQDGLKELLNENKFVDCSLKVGDRSFPCHKLIMAACSPYFREIFFSEDGKEVKANKEVVLDDVNPAILDMIIMYLYSAEIDLTDENVQDIFAVANRFQIPSVFTVCVNYLQKKLSMTNCLAIFRMGLVLNVPRLAVSARDYIADRFDILSKDEEFLQLAAHELFAVIGGDSLNVEKEEMVFEALMKWVRNDKDKRVQVLGDAFECIRFRLMPEKYFHDKVETDEIIKADPELLKKVQIIKDAFQGKLPEKKEKVAGDKVSDGEGGETEEVFPGFLNDNRRHGMYVRDLILMINDTAAVAYDVNENECFLAAMSEQIPRNHVSLVSQKNQLYLIGGLFVDEEDKDAPLQCYFYQLDTLAADWVALPPMPSPRALFNMGECDNLLFAIAGKDLQSNECLDSVMCYDVQKMKWSETKKLPLKIHGHSVVSHKGLVYCIGGKTDDNKALNKMFVYNHKQSEWRELAAMKTARAMFGAVVHNGKIVVAGGVNEEGLTAASEVYDFGTNKWEAFTDFPQERSSVNLLSSEGALYAVGGFTFIQNDNKEVVPAEVTDVWQYEEDKKEWSGMLREMRYAAGSSCISMRLNAAKMPKL